One Cryobacterium psychrophilum DNA segment encodes these proteins:
- a CDS encoding acetyl-CoA C-acetyltransferase — MTALREVVICEPLRTPIGRFGGAFKTVAPADLAAAVIAALIERTGLDGALVDDVIFGQAYPTAEAAPVARVAALNAGLPVTVGGVQVDRRCGSGLQAVLDAAMQVQTGVSDVAIAGGVDVMSQAPFYTVDSRWGIAGTAGMLLRDALGRGRETAGGRHYPVPGGMLETAENLRRDYSLDRVEQDELAVESQRRALAAVVDGRFLDEIVPITVPGRKGPVVVSVDETPRETTLDALAGLQPIMGKGDAAATVTAGNASGQNDAAAACIVTTPERAAELGLTPVVRLASWARAGVEPSCMGLGPVPATKLALERAGLTLADIDLIELNEAFAAQVLAVSREWNFTEADWERTNVNGSGISLGHPVGATGARILATASRHLQRTEGRYLLETMCIGGGQGLAAIFERA; from the coding sequence ATGACCGCGCTGCGCGAAGTGGTGATCTGCGAACCGTTGCGCACTCCGATCGGCCGGTTTGGCGGCGCATTCAAGACGGTCGCCCCCGCGGATCTGGCGGCCGCGGTCATCGCCGCGCTGATCGAACGCACCGGCCTCGATGGCGCCCTCGTCGATGACGTTATTTTCGGACAGGCCTATCCGACCGCCGAGGCGGCCCCGGTTGCTCGGGTCGCCGCCCTCAACGCCGGCCTGCCAGTGACCGTGGGCGGGGTGCAGGTTGATCGTCGGTGCGGTAGCGGGCTGCAGGCGGTGCTCGACGCCGCCATGCAGGTGCAGACTGGCGTGAGTGATGTGGCCATCGCGGGCGGGGTCGATGTGATGAGCCAGGCACCGTTCTATACCGTTGACTCCCGCTGGGGTATCGCCGGAACCGCCGGCATGCTGCTGCGGGATGCCCTCGGCCGAGGCCGCGAAACCGCAGGAGGTCGGCACTACCCGGTGCCCGGTGGCATGCTCGAAACCGCCGAGAACCTGCGCCGCGACTACTCGCTCGACCGGGTCGAACAAGACGAACTCGCCGTCGAATCCCAGCGCCGCGCCCTCGCCGCCGTCGTCGACGGACGCTTTCTCGATGAGATCGTGCCGATCACCGTGCCCGGCCGCAAGGGGCCCGTGGTCGTCTCCGTCGACGAGACCCCGCGCGAAACCACGCTGGACGCCCTCGCCGGCTTGCAACCGATCATGGGCAAAGGGGATGCCGCCGCTACCGTAACCGCCGGCAACGCGAGCGGGCAGAATGACGCGGCAGCCGCCTGCATTGTTACGACCCCGGAGCGCGCCGCCGAGCTCGGCCTGACCCCGGTGGTGCGCCTCGCGTCGTGGGCGCGGGCCGGCGTCGAACCCTCGTGCATGGGCCTCGGGCCAGTGCCGGCCACGAAGCTCGCGCTCGAGCGGGCCGGACTCACCCTCGCCGACATCGACCTGATCGAACTCAACGAGGCCTTCGCCGCGCAGGTGCTCGCCGTCTCCCGGGAATGGAACTTCACCGAAGCTGACTGGGAACGCACCAACGTCAACGGCTCCGGCATCTCGCTCGGTCACCCGGTCGGTGCGACCGGCGCCCGCATCCTCGCCACCGCCAGTCGCCACCTGCAGCGCACGGAAGGCCGATACCTGCTCGAAACCATGTGCATCGGCGGCGGACAGGGCCTCGCGGCGATCTTCGAGCGTGCCTAG
- a CDS encoding ExeA family protein codes for MSIDTLQSHYGFTRMPFARDIPPQALHPHPSHREAIARIDWCVSQRQLGVISGEVGAGKTVAVRAALAGLEPSRHQVIYIPDPTITMRGIHTRIVTALGGTPAFFSGVLASQTATLLAGELDERARLPVVVIDEAHLLTNTDLEALRMLTNSDMDTGSHFAMLLIGQPTLRRRLKLAVLSALDQRISTRYTITGMGAGDTTDYIRQHLKFAGRSDPLFSDDAIHAIHLASRGYPRAVNNLAVAALIATYAADKAIVDLAAAQSAITENSE; via the coding sequence ATGAGTATCGACACGTTGCAATCGCACTACGGCTTCACCCGCATGCCCTTCGCCCGGGACATTCCACCGCAAGCCCTGCACCCGCACCCCTCGCACCGGGAAGCGATCGCCCGCATCGATTGGTGTGTCAGTCAGCGTCAGCTCGGGGTGATCAGTGGTGAAGTCGGCGCCGGGAAAACCGTCGCTGTTCGCGCTGCTCTCGCCGGGCTAGAACCCTCCCGGCATCAGGTGATCTACATCCCAGACCCGACGATCACGATGCGCGGCATCCACACCCGCATCGTCACCGCGCTCGGCGGAACCCCGGCGTTCTTCTCCGGAGTGCTCGCCTCGCAAACCGCGACGCTGCTCGCCGGGGAACTCGACGAACGCGCCCGCCTGCCCGTGGTCGTGATCGATGAAGCGCACCTGCTCACCAACACCGACCTCGAAGCGCTCCGCATGCTCACCAACAGCGACATGGACACGGGGTCGCACTTCGCAATGCTCCTCATCGGCCAGCCCACACTCCGCCGCCGGCTGAAACTCGCGGTGCTCTCGGCGCTGGATCAACGCATCTCCACGCGTTACACAATCACCGGGATGGGCGCCGGCGACACGACGGATTACATCCGGCAACACCTCAAGTTCGCGGGGCGGTCAGACCCGCTCTTCTCCGACGACGCGATCCATGCCATCCACCTCGCCTCGCGGGGCTATCCGCGGGCGGTGAACAACCTCGCCGTCGCCGCGCTGATCGCGACCTACGCCGCCGACAAGGCGATCGTCGACCTGGCCGCGGCGCAATCGGCGATCACCGAGAACAGCGAGTGA